TTAATGCTTTTGTGTCCATTATTAATTCGTCTATTAATTTTAAGATTTATCTTCTTTTGAGAAGAACTGACAGAATTCCCTTAATTGTTGTTGCATTTTTTCTTGTGGAATTAAGATACGCTTATATTCCGCCACCATCGTAGGACTCATGCTGCGACTCATAGCATATTCAACAACAACCTTGTCCACATCAGGACATAAAATGATGCCTATAGAAGGGTTCTCGTTGGAACGTTTCACATCACGGTCAAGAGCTTCAAGGTAAAACTCTAATTGACCAAGATCTCGAGGATGGAATTTGGTTTTCTTCAATTCCACCGCAACAAGTGCCTGGAGACCGCGATGAAAAAACAGCAAGTCTGCCTTATAGGTAGAAGCACCAACGGTGAGCGGATATTCCTGATCCATAAAGATGAAATCTTTACCTAATTCGAGAATAAATTGCTTCATATGCTCTATTAATCCATTCTTCAATTTGCTTTCATTGTATTTCTTTGGCAACCCAAGAAAATCTAAAAACACAGTGTCTTTAAACATAATAGGAGCATCAGGATATTGCTCTAATAATCCCTTCGACATATTACTTTTATTTCCGAGAAGATTGGAATAAGTATCATTGTCAACACAGCGCTGCATCTCTCTTTTTCCTAGTTTTTCTTTATGTGCATAAAGAATATAGAATAACCGCTGTTCATAACGTTTACAACGACACAATATTTCTATATGGTTAGTGAACGTTGTCAACTCCAATATTTTAGGCATTTGTGCAGCCACTGGCTGCACAAATGCAGCAGCACCTTTTTTTGATTGTACTGCCTTACTTTTCGATACTAATTGTTTTACTTCAATTTGTGCAGCCACTGGCTGCACAAATTCAGCATCAAGATACTTATCTACTATCGTAGTGAAAGCGTCCGTAGAATATTCATCATAGAACATCACCATATTATATATGTTTCTTCTACTATATCCTTTTATCTCAGGATGTTGAGAACGAATATATTCAGATAGTTGGGAAATTACCTTGCTTCCCCATTCTTCACTTTTTAACTTCTTGGAAACATAGGCACCTACAT
This Segatella copri DSM 18205 DNA region includes the following protein-coding sequences:
- a CDS encoding PDDEXK nuclease domain-containing protein, yielding MDKSLINTNIEQQFTEVVNLIVQHRSKASMAVNKEMLLTAWHVGAYVSKKLKSEEWGSKVISQLSEYIRSQHPEIKGYSRRNIYNMVMFYDEYSTDAFTTIVDKYLDAEFVQPVAAQIEVKQLVSKSKAVQSKKGAAAFVQPVAAQMPKILELTTFTNHIEILCRCKRYEQRLFYILYAHKEKLGKREMQRCVDNDTYSNLLGNKSNMSKGLLEQYPDAPIMFKDTVFLDFLGLPKKYNESKLKNGLIEHMKQFILELGKDFIFMDQEYPLTVGASTYKADLLFFHRGLQALVAVELKKTKFHPRDLGQLEFYLEALDRDVKRSNENPSIGIILCPDVDKVVVEYAMSRSMSPTMVAEYKRILIPQEKMQQQLREFCQFFSKEDKS